One stretch of Actinacidiphila sp. DG2A-62 DNA includes these proteins:
- the obgE gene encoding GTPase ObgE: protein MTTFVDRVELHVAAGNGGHGCASVHREKFKPLGGPDGGNGGRGGDVVLVVDQDVTTLLDYHHSPHRKATNGKPGEGGHRSGKDGTDLVLPVPDGTVVLDRDGNVLADLVGQGTRFVAGQGGRGGLGNAALASARRKAPGFALLGEPGTAQDIVLELKTVADVALVGYPSAGKSSLISVLSAAKPKIADYPFTTLVPNLGVVTAGATVYTIADVPGLIPGASQGRGLGLEFLRHVERCSVLVHVLDTATLESDRDPATDLDVIEEELRAYGAGLEDRPRVVVLNKVDVPDGRELAEMIRPDLQARGYQVFEVSAVSHEGLRELSFALARIVADTRAAQPAEEPTRVVIRPQAVDDAGFTVTREGDSLYRVRGEKPERWVVQTDFSNDEAVGYLADRLNRLGVEDELLKAGARPGDGVAIGPEDDAVVFDWEPTIAAGAEMLGRRGEDHRFEAPRPAVTRRRDRQAERDEAEQEYRGFDPFA from the coding sequence ATGACCACCTTCGTGGACCGCGTCGAGCTGCATGTCGCCGCGGGTAACGGAGGCCACGGCTGCGCCTCCGTGCACCGGGAGAAGTTCAAGCCGCTGGGCGGCCCGGACGGCGGCAACGGCGGCCGCGGCGGCGATGTCGTCCTGGTGGTCGACCAGGACGTCACGACGCTGCTGGACTACCACCACAGCCCGCACCGCAAGGCCACCAACGGCAAGCCCGGCGAGGGCGGCCACCGCTCCGGCAAGGACGGCACGGACCTGGTGCTGCCGGTGCCCGACGGCACCGTGGTGCTGGACCGGGACGGCAACGTGCTGGCCGACCTGGTCGGCCAGGGCACCCGGTTCGTGGCCGGCCAGGGCGGCCGCGGCGGCCTGGGCAACGCGGCGCTGGCCTCGGCCCGCCGCAAGGCCCCCGGCTTCGCGCTGCTCGGCGAGCCCGGCACGGCCCAGGACATCGTGCTGGAGCTGAAGACGGTCGCCGACGTGGCGCTGGTCGGCTATCCCAGCGCTGGCAAGTCCTCGCTCATCTCGGTGCTGTCCGCGGCCAAGCCGAAGATCGCCGACTACCCCTTCACCACGCTGGTGCCCAACCTCGGCGTGGTCACCGCGGGCGCGACCGTCTACACCATCGCCGACGTGCCGGGCCTGATCCCCGGCGCGAGCCAGGGGCGCGGCCTGGGCCTGGAGTTCCTGCGGCACGTCGAGCGCTGCTCGGTGCTGGTGCACGTGCTGGACACCGCGACGCTGGAGTCCGACCGCGACCCGGCCACCGACCTCGACGTGATCGAGGAGGAGCTGCGGGCCTACGGCGCGGGCCTGGAGGACCGGCCGCGCGTCGTGGTGCTCAACAAGGTGGACGTGCCCGACGGCCGGGAGCTGGCCGAGATGATCCGCCCGGACCTCCAGGCCCGCGGCTACCAGGTCTTCGAGGTCTCCGCGGTCTCCCACGAGGGGCTGCGGGAGCTGTCGTTCGCGCTGGCCAGGATCGTCGCCGACACCCGCGCGGCGCAGCCCGCGGAGGAGCCCACCCGCGTGGTGATCCGCCCGCAGGCGGTCGACGACGCCGGGTTCACCGTCACCCGCGAGGGCGACAGCCTGTACCGGGTGCGCGGCGAGAAGCCCGAACGCTGGGTGGTGCAGACCGACTTCTCCAACGACGAGGCGGTCGGCTACCTCGCCGACCGGCTCAACCGCCTGGGCGTCGAGGACGAGCTCCTCAAGGCCGGCGCCCGCCCCGGCGACGGCGTCGCCATCGGCCCCGAGGACGACGCGGTCGTCTTCGACTGGGAGCCCACGATCGCCGCCGGCGCGGAGATGCTCGGCCGACGCGGCGAGGACCACCGTTTCGAGGCGCCCCGCCCGGCCGTCACCCGTCGCCGCGACCGCCAGGCCGAGCGCGACGAGGCCGAGCAGGAATACCGCGGGTTCGACCCGTTCGCGTGA
- the rplU gene encoding 50S ribosomal protein L21 → MYAIVRSGGRQHKVAVGDIVEVDKIPTGKVGDAVELSTLLVVDGEAVTSDPWVLAGIKVEAEIVDHHKGQKIDILRYKNKTGYRRRQGHRQQYTALKITGIPAAAK, encoded by the coding sequence GTGTACGCGATCGTGCGTAGCGGTGGCCGCCAGCACAAGGTGGCCGTCGGCGACATCGTCGAGGTCGACAAGATTCCCACCGGCAAGGTCGGCGACGCCGTCGAGCTGTCGACGCTGCTCGTCGTGGACGGCGAGGCCGTCACGAGCGACCCCTGGGTGCTGGCCGGCATCAAGGTCGAGGCCGAGATCGTCGATCACCACAAGGGCCAGAAGATCGACATCCTGCGCTACAAGAACAAGACCGGCTACCGCCGCCGTCAGGGTCACCGCCAGCAGTACACGGCGCTGAAGATCACCGGCATCCCCGCGGCCGCGAAGTAA
- the rpmA gene encoding 50S ribosomal protein L27: MAHKKGASSTRNGRDSNAQRLGVKRFGGQVVNAGEIIVRQRGTHFHPGSGVGIGKDDTLFALSAGAVEFGTKRGRRVVNIVPAA, encoded by the coding sequence ATGGCACACAAGAAGGGCGCGTCGTCCACCCGGAACGGCCGCGACTCCAACGCTCAGCGGCTCGGCGTCAAGCGCTTCGGCGGCCAGGTCGTCAACGCCGGTGAGATCATCGTCCGCCAGCGCGGCACCCACTTCCACCCGGGCTCCGGCGTCGGCATCGGCAAGGACGACACGCTGTTCGCGCTGTCCGCCGGTGCGGTCGAGTTCGGCACGAAGCGCGGCCGTCGCGTCGTGAACATCGTCCCGGCGGCCTGA